A stretch of the Peromyscus leucopus breed LL Stock chromosome 10, UCI_PerLeu_2.1, whole genome shotgun sequence genome encodes the following:
- the LOC114697921 gene encoding 60S ribosomal protein L38-like, with protein sequence MPRKTEEIKDFLLTVWQKDAKSVKIKKNKDNVKFKVYYSRYLYTLVITDKEMVEKLK encoded by the coding sequence ATGCCTCGGAAAACTGAGGAAATCAAGGACTTTCTGCTCACAGTCTGGCAGAAGGATGCCAAATCTGTCAAGATCAAGAAGAACAAGGATAATGTGAAGTTCAAGGTTTACTACAGCAGGTACCTTTACACCCTGGTCATCACAGACAAGGAGATGGTTGAGAAGCTGAAATAG